One stretch of Arachis hypogaea cultivar Tifrunner chromosome 20, arahy.Tifrunner.gnm2.J5K5, whole genome shotgun sequence DNA includes these proteins:
- the LOC112786675 gene encoding uncharacterized protein, with protein sequence MQTQTQTHTPISIPPKPRPRSGRTPLQPKNNSPADLRPKPKPKPESEPLCETTPVRDKENRTVAITAAAEATLPPHTAAALAPVQVQLPEASSLAEELSAIKKKVERMRIDKEKTETALKEKDAKLDAMMKELEDRGEVQKKFEIEVDRLFRLKELKYRCMRVSLMRTLREKEHGKIVNEGAPSLQSQSQSEEKSKNEETTSFECESELEECEVQSPGSACSQTDTNTQQKS encoded by the exons ATGCAAACGCAAACGCAAACTCACACTCCGATTTCCATACCTCCGAAACCTCGGCCGCGATCAGGCCGGACACCACTCCAGCCGAAGAACAACTCGCCCGCCGATCTCCGGCcgaagcccaagcccaagcccgAATCTGAACCACTCTGCGAGACCACACCCGTCCGCGACAAGGAGAACCGTACTGTCGCGATCACCGCCGCAGCGGAAGCAACTCTTCCTCCTCATACTGCGGCTGCGTTGGCTCCGGTGCAAGTGCAACTCCCCGAGGCGTCGTCGCTGGCGGAGGAGCTGAGCGCGATCAAGAAGAAGGTGGAGAGGATGAGGATCGATAAGGAGAAGACGGAGACAGCGCTGAAGGAGAAGGACGCGAAGCTCGACGCCATGATGAAGGAGCTCGAAGACAGAGGAGAGGTTCAGAAGAAGTTCGAGATCGAGGTTGATCGCTTGTTCCGCTTGAAGGAGCTCAAATATCGATgcatg AGAGTTTCTCTGATGAGAACATTGAGAGAGAAGGAACATGGAAAGATCGTTAATGAAGGTGCTCCATCGTTGCAATCTCAATCTCAATCAGAG GAGAAGAGTAAGAATGaggaaacgacgtcgtttgagTGCGAATCTGAATTGGAGGAGTGTGAAGTGCAGAGTCCCGGTTCGGCTTGTTCACAAACTGATACTAACACACAGCAAAAATCATAA
- the LOC112784732 gene encoding uncharacterized protein: MTELLPASPLSISLPEFHRFPFLSNNQCLTPNSHVPFSQEFSKTTATLVVVASSMGPRVHGRGSRGGGYSFYNNKQLGFDEREVKNLGLDGEKDIADSDNPFDGVGLREMDDPVGLGANGEGEEEEEGGFEDDDDLVKVQVPGGAANDDLRKDDVKVEKFSGKDGIRRGKEVIRRSNLLAKQVVSIRSALSLGFITQLWVDTTSWMVLFVEVRPNLLSGDADKFLLEDISQVGDVVLVPDERVIENGFKMVGLETLVGYKVVTPSQRNIGKVRGYTFSLNSGAVEELELDSFGLSIIPSTLVSTYSLLVEDVLEVVSDAVVVREAAASRIQRLSKGFLGNQNVGVSMDNLEDYDSEPSVTYGQVSRRRKSLGRKKPNQRYWDNEDDWDLPMDYL, encoded by the exons ATGACTGAGCTTCTTCCCGCAAGCCCGCTTTCAATCTCACTCCCAGAATTTCATAGATTCCCCTTTCTCAGCAACAATCAATGCCTAACCCCAAATTCCCATGTACCCTTCTCTCAAGAATTCTCAAAAACCACTGCCACCCTTGTTGTAGTTGCTTCTTCAATGGGTCCAAGGGTCCATGGAAGAGGCTCAAGGGGCGGTGGTTATAGCTTCTACAACAATAAACAACTTGGATTTGATGAGAGAGAGGTGAAGAATTTGGGCTTGGATGGTGAAAAGGATATTGCCGATAGTGATAATCCATTTGATGGTGTTGGACTCAGGGAAATGGATGATCCTGTTGGGTTGGGTGCCAAtggtgaaggagaagaagaagaagaaggaggtttTGAAGACGACGATGATTTGGTTAAGGTTCAGGTTCCGGGTGGTGCTGCAAATGATGATTTGAGAAAAGATGATGTTAAAGTTGAGAAATTTAGTGGTAAGGATGGGATTAGAAGGGGTAAAGAGGTAATTAGAAGGTCCAATTTGTTGGCTAAGCAGGTCGTTAGTATAAGGTCTGCTCTTAGCTTGGGGTTTATTACTCAGCTTTGGGTTGACACCACCTCT TGGATGGTTTTATTTGTGGAGGTGAGGCCAAACTTGCTTTCTGGGGATGCAGATAAGTTCCTTCTGGAGGACATTAGTCAG GTCGGCGATGTCGTCCTTGTCCCAGATGAACGCGTGATAGAGAACGGATTTAAAATGGTTGGATTGGAGACCCTG GTTGGATACAAAGTTGTGACACCCTCCCAACGGAATATTGGAAAG GTGCGTGGATACACATTCAGCCTCAATTCAGGTGCTGTTGAAGAACTTGAGCTTGATTCATTTGGACTATCAATTATCCCTTCAACTTTG GTGAGTACTTACTCTTTGCTAGTCGAGGATGTACTGGAAGTAGTATCTGATGCTGTTGTGGTTCGCGAAGCTGCAGCGTCGCGTATACAAAGGCTTTCAAAG GGTTTCTTGGGCAACCAGAATGTAGGAGTTTCTATGGATAATCTTGAAGATTATGACTCTGAACCATCTGTGACATATGGCCAAGTTTCAAGGAGAAGGAAAAGTCTTGGAAGAAAGAAACCTAATCAAAGATATTGGGATAATGAAGATGATTGGGATCTTCCAATGGACTATCTTTGA